The Meles meles chromosome 6, mMelMel3.1 paternal haplotype, whole genome shotgun sequence genome has a window encoding:
- the HAPLN3 gene encoding hyaluronan and proteoglycan link protein 3 isoform X1, whose product MSRSCPGHAGAMGPLLLVLLYPLSYVSGLPFYNGFYYSNNPSSWNVGNSHGEGIFNGVKLVVETPEETLFSHPGANVTLPCRYHYEPAPLSPRPVRVKWWKLSENGAPELDVLVAIRLRHRAFGDYRGRVRLREDGEREASLQIRDVRLEDSGRYRCEVIDGLEDESGLVELELRGVVFPYQHPRGRYQLNFHEAQRACEEQDAVVASFEQLFRAWEEGLDWCNAGWLQDASVQYPIMRARQPCGGLGLAPGVRSYGPRHHRRHRYDAFCFAPALRGQVYYLELPEKLTLAEAKEACREDGARIAKVGQLFAAWKFRGLDRCDAGWLADGSARYPVVHPRPNCGPLEPGVRSFGFPDPQRREYGVYCYRRR is encoded by the exons ATGAGCCGCT ccTGCCCCGGACACGCTGGCGCCATGGGCCCACTGCTCCTGGTCCTGCTGTACCCGCTGTCTTACGTCTCCGGGCTGCCTTTCTACAACGGCTTCTACTACTCCAACAATCCCAGCTCCTGGAACGTGGGGAACAGCCACGGCGAAG GCATCTTCAATGGGGTGAAGCTGGTGGTGGAGACGCCGGAGGAGACCCTGTTCTCCCACCCCGGGGCCAACGTGACCCTGCCCTGCCGCTACCACTACGAGCCAGCCCCGCTGTCGCCGAGGCCCGTGCGCGTCAAGTGGTGGAAGCTGTCGGAGAACGGGGCCCCCGAGCTGGATGTGCTGGTGGCCATCAGGCTGAGGCACCGCGCCTTCGGGGACTACCGAGGCCGGGTGCGCCTGCGGGAGGATGGGGAGCGCGAGGCGTCGCTGCAGATCCGGGACGTGCGGCTGGAGGACTCCGGGCGCTACCGCTGTGAGGTCATCGACGGGCTGGAGGACGAGAGCGGCCTGGTGGAGCTGGAGCTGCGGG gTGTGGTCTTTCCCTACCAGCACCCCCGAGGGCGCTACCAGCTCAACTTCCACGAGGCCCAGCGGGCGTGCGAGGAGCAGGACGCGGTGGTGGCCTCCTTCGAGCAGTTGTTCCGGGCCTGGGAGGAGGGCCTGGACTGGTGCAATGCGGGCTGGCTGCAGGACGCCTCGGTGCAGTACCCCATCATGCGAGCCCGGCAGCCCTGCGGCGGCCTGGGCCTGGCCCCCGGCGTGCGCAGTTACGGCCCGCGTCACCACCGCCGGCACCGCTATGACGCGTTCTGCTTCGCTCCTGCCCTCAGGG GGCAGGTGTACTACCTGGAGCTCCCTGAGAAGCTGACCCTGGCAGAGGCAAAGGAGGCGTGCCGGGAAGACGGCGCCCGCATTGCCAAGGTGGGCCAGCTCTTTGCCGCCTGGAAGTTCCGCGGCCTGGACCGCTGTGATGCTGGCTGGCTGGCGGATGGCAGTGCCCGCTACCCCGTGGTTCACCCGCGTCCCAACTGCGGGCCCCTGGAGCCCGGTGTCCGAAGCTTCGGCTTCCCGGACCCGCAGCGCCGGGAGTACGGCGTGTATTGCTACCGTCGGCGCTAG
- the HAPLN3 gene encoding hyaluronan and proteoglycan link protein 3 isoform X2: MGPLLLVLLYPLSYVSGLPFYNGFYYSNNPSSWNVGNSHGEGIFNGVKLVVETPEETLFSHPGANVTLPCRYHYEPAPLSPRPVRVKWWKLSENGAPELDVLVAIRLRHRAFGDYRGRVRLREDGEREASLQIRDVRLEDSGRYRCEVIDGLEDESGLVELELRGVVFPYQHPRGRYQLNFHEAQRACEEQDAVVASFEQLFRAWEEGLDWCNAGWLQDASVQYPIMRARQPCGGLGLAPGVRSYGPRHHRRHRYDAFCFAPALRGQVYYLELPEKLTLAEAKEACREDGARIAKVGQLFAAWKFRGLDRCDAGWLADGSARYPVVHPRPNCGPLEPGVRSFGFPDPQRREYGVYCYRRR; this comes from the exons ATGGGCCCACTGCTCCTGGTCCTGCTGTACCCGCTGTCTTACGTCTCCGGGCTGCCTTTCTACAACGGCTTCTACTACTCCAACAATCCCAGCTCCTGGAACGTGGGGAACAGCCACGGCGAAG GCATCTTCAATGGGGTGAAGCTGGTGGTGGAGACGCCGGAGGAGACCCTGTTCTCCCACCCCGGGGCCAACGTGACCCTGCCCTGCCGCTACCACTACGAGCCAGCCCCGCTGTCGCCGAGGCCCGTGCGCGTCAAGTGGTGGAAGCTGTCGGAGAACGGGGCCCCCGAGCTGGATGTGCTGGTGGCCATCAGGCTGAGGCACCGCGCCTTCGGGGACTACCGAGGCCGGGTGCGCCTGCGGGAGGATGGGGAGCGCGAGGCGTCGCTGCAGATCCGGGACGTGCGGCTGGAGGACTCCGGGCGCTACCGCTGTGAGGTCATCGACGGGCTGGAGGACGAGAGCGGCCTGGTGGAGCTGGAGCTGCGGG gTGTGGTCTTTCCCTACCAGCACCCCCGAGGGCGCTACCAGCTCAACTTCCACGAGGCCCAGCGGGCGTGCGAGGAGCAGGACGCGGTGGTGGCCTCCTTCGAGCAGTTGTTCCGGGCCTGGGAGGAGGGCCTGGACTGGTGCAATGCGGGCTGGCTGCAGGACGCCTCGGTGCAGTACCCCATCATGCGAGCCCGGCAGCCCTGCGGCGGCCTGGGCCTGGCCCCCGGCGTGCGCAGTTACGGCCCGCGTCACCACCGCCGGCACCGCTATGACGCGTTCTGCTTCGCTCCTGCCCTCAGGG GGCAGGTGTACTACCTGGAGCTCCCTGAGAAGCTGACCCTGGCAGAGGCAAAGGAGGCGTGCCGGGAAGACGGCGCCCGCATTGCCAAGGTGGGCCAGCTCTTTGCCGCCTGGAAGTTCCGCGGCCTGGACCGCTGTGATGCTGGCTGGCTGGCGGATGGCAGTGCCCGCTACCCCGTGGTTCACCCGCGTCCCAACTGCGGGCCCCTGGAGCCCGGTGTCCGAAGCTTCGGCTTCCCGGACCCGCAGCGCCGGGAGTACGGCGTGTATTGCTACCGTCGGCGCTAG